One stretch of Glycine soja cultivar W05 chromosome 7, ASM419377v2, whole genome shotgun sequence DNA includes these proteins:
- the LOC114419777 gene encoding cytochrome P450 89A2-like: protein METWFIILVSLSLCILIRAIFSLNKKTITTPPGPSNIPIITSILWLRKTFSELEPILRSLHAKYGPVITLRIGSHRAVFIADRSLAHQALIQNGSLFSDRPKALAVSKIISSNQHNISSASYGATWRTLRRNLASEMLHPSRVKSFSEIRKWVLHTLLTRLKSDSSQSNNSIKVIHHFQYAMFCLLVFMCFGEQLDDGKVRDIERVLRQMLLGFNRFNILNFWNRVTRVLFRKRWKEFLRFRKEQKDVFVPLIRARKQKRDKKGCDGFVVSYVDTLLDLELPEEKRKLSEEEMVSLCSEFMNAGTDTTSTALQWITANLVKYPHVQERVVEEIRNVLGESVREVKEEDLQKLPYLKAVILEGLRRHPPGHFVLPHAVTEDVVFNDYLVPKNGTVNFMVAEMGWDPKVWEDPMAFKPERFLNDEGFDITGSKEIKMMPFGAGRRICPGYNLALLHLEYFVANLVLNFEWKVPEGLDVDLSEKQEFTVVMKNALLVHLSPRI from the coding sequence ATGGAAACCTGGTTCATCATCCTCGTCTCCCTCTCTCTCTGCATCCTCATCAGAGCCATCTTCTCCCTTAACAAAAAAACAATCACCACCCCACCAGGCCCTTCCAACATCCCAATCATCACAAGCATCTTATGGCTCCGAAAAACCTTCTCCGAACTCGAGCCAATCCTCCGATCCCTCCACGCCAAATACGGCCCCGTCATCACTCTCCGCATCGGCTCCCACCGCGCCGTCTTTATCGCCGACCGCTCCCTGGCCCACCAAGCCCTCATCCAAAACGGCTCCCTCTTCTCCGACCGCCCCAAAGCCCTCGCCGTCAGCAAAATCATATCCAGCAACCAGCACAACATCAGCTCCGCCTCCTACGGTGCCACGTGGCGCACCCTCCGCCGCAACCTCGCCTCCGAGATGCTCCACCCCTCCCGTGTCAAGTCCTTCTCCGAAATCCGCAAGTGGGTCCTCCACACCCTCCTCACGCGCCTCAAATCAGATTCATCACAATCCAACAATTCAATAAAAGTCATCCATCACTTCCAATACGCCATGTTCTGCTTGCTCGTTTTCATGTGCTTCGGTGAACAACTCGACGATGGGAAAGTCAGAGACATCGAGCGCGTGCTGCGACAAATGCTTCTGGGCTTCAACAGGTTCAACATCCTCAATTTCTGGAACAGAGTCACGCGGGTCTTGTTCCGCAAACGTTGGAAGGAGTTTCTCAGGTTCCGCAAGGAGCAAAAGGACGTGTTTGTTCCGCTTATAAGAGCCAGGAAGCAAAAGCGAGACAAGAAAGGTTGTGATGGCTTCGTAGTTTCCTATGTTGACACGTTGTTGGATTTGGAGTTGCCTGAGGAGAAACGCAAGCTGAGCGAAGAGGAAATGGTGTCGCTGTGCAGCGAGTTTATGAACGCGGGTACGGATACTACTTCCACGGCGTTGCAGTGGATAACGGCGAATTTGGTGAAGTACCCGCACGTGCAAGAAAGGGTGGTGGAGGAGATTAGAAACGTGTTGGGTGAGAGTGTGAGAGAAGTGAAAGAGGAAGATCTGCAGAAACTTCCTTATCtgaaagctgtgattttggaaGGCTTGAGGCGACACCCGCCAGGACACTTTGTTTTGCCGCATGCTGTCACTGAGGACGTAGTTTTTAATGATTATTTGGTCCCTAAGAATGGGACGGTGAATTTCATGGTGGCTGAGATGGGGTGGGACCCTAAGGTATGGGAGGATCCAATGGCATTTAAGCCAGAGAGGTTTTTGAATGATGAAGGGTTTGATATAACTGGAAGTAAGGAGATTAAGATGATGCCATTTGGTGCGGGGAGAAGGATTTGCCCTGGCTATAATCTGGCTTTGCTTCATTTAGAGTACTTTGTGGCTAAtttggttttgaattttgagtggAAGGTTCCAGAAGGATTGGATGTGGATTTGTCCGAAAAACAAGAGTTCACTGTGGTGATGAAAAATGCATTGTTGGTTCATCTTTCTCCTAGGATCTAG